The following are from one region of the Actinoplanes sp. L3-i22 genome:
- a CDS encoding sensor histidine kinase, producing MAVPHVLPEWLADLVLFLVAGAFAAAAVYDGAEHGVDTTVLLLDAVLGGLSCLGIWVRRSRPVAFAAVAGLCSVVSESAGPVSLIALFTVASYRRPAVTAAVVAGYALVSPLTLLIRPDTVHLGVAQITLGLVCLIAALTWGLYIRARRELVASLDDRARRAEAEQELRVAQARHLERTAIAREMHDVLAHRISLLSLQAGALELRPGAAPEAVAAAAGTIRRSAHQALEDLREVIGVLREDRPDLPPERPQPGYFDLARLVDEVRGAGEPVSLSEEVTEPATIPDSVGRAAYRIVQEGLTNARKHARGKPVVVMVWGAPGDGLTIELTNPMLHTSVVPLIPGGGTGLIGLSERVAIVGGHLHHGPEGEAFRVRANLPWPTR from the coding sequence GTGGCTGTTCCGCATGTGCTTCCCGAGTGGCTGGCCGACCTGGTGCTGTTCCTGGTCGCCGGCGCGTTCGCGGCTGCCGCGGTCTACGACGGCGCCGAGCACGGCGTGGACACCACGGTGCTGCTCCTCGACGCGGTGCTGGGTGGCCTGAGCTGCCTGGGGATCTGGGTGCGCCGGTCCCGCCCGGTCGCCTTCGCGGCCGTGGCCGGGTTGTGCAGTGTCGTCTCGGAGAGTGCCGGGCCGGTCTCGCTGATCGCGCTCTTCACCGTCGCCTCCTACCGGCGGCCCGCGGTCACCGCCGCGGTCGTCGCCGGATATGCGCTGGTCTCACCGCTGACCCTGCTGATCCGGCCGGACACGGTGCATCTCGGCGTCGCCCAGATCACGCTGGGGCTGGTCTGCCTGATCGCCGCCCTGACCTGGGGGCTGTATATACGCGCCCGCCGCGAGCTGGTGGCGTCCCTGGATGATCGGGCCCGCCGCGCGGAGGCGGAGCAGGAGCTGCGGGTCGCGCAGGCCCGCCACCTGGAGCGCACCGCCATCGCGCGGGAGATGCACGACGTGCTCGCCCACCGGATCTCGCTGCTGAGCCTGCAGGCCGGCGCGCTGGAGCTGCGCCCAGGGGCGGCGCCGGAGGCGGTCGCGGCCGCCGCGGGGACGATCCGCCGAAGCGCCCACCAGGCCCTCGAAGATCTGCGGGAGGTGATCGGGGTGCTCCGGGAGGACCGGCCCGACCTGCCGCCCGAGCGGCCGCAGCCGGGCTATTTCGACCTGGCGAGGCTGGTCGACGAAGTGCGCGGGGCCGGTGAGCCGGTGAGCCTCTCCGAGGAGGTGACCGAGCCGGCGACGATCCCGGATTCGGTCGGCCGCGCGGCCTATCGCATCGTTCAGGAAGGACTGACGAATGCCCGCAAGCACGCCCGGGGGAAACCGGTGGTGGTGATGGTGTGGGGCGCGCCCGGCGACGGCCTGACCATCGAGCTGACCAATCCGATGCTGCACACCTCTGTCGTCCCGCTCATCCCCGGCGGCGGGACCGGCCTGATCGGCCTGTCCGAACGCGTCGCCATCGTCGGCGGCCACCTGCACCACGGGCCCGAGGGCGAGGCCTTCCGGGTCCGTGCGAACCTGCCCTGGCCGACAAGATGA
- a CDS encoding DUF4386 domain-containing protein: protein MDTNRRAFGLIGALFLVALFTNGIGSELAESTTNHRLILTGELLELICGVAVVGIGALAFTVFRQVSPGLATAHLGFRVIEAAVNAMIVLSTLTAAELVGPARDVLLEQRYQAQLIAIYTFSCSGVAWYVLLHRFRVVPRWLTVLGLAGVAVLLIGSVVDLYGADLDMLLYGAPMGLTELVIGIWLLTGRARVRASSSDLRERGGRNAYGDSPDHAATG, encoded by the coding sequence ATGGACACCAACCGCCGGGCGTTCGGACTGATCGGCGCCCTGTTTCTCGTCGCACTGTTCACCAACGGGATCGGCAGCGAGCTGGCCGAGTCCACCACCAACCACCGGCTGATCCTCACCGGCGAGTTGCTCGAGCTGATCTGCGGCGTGGCCGTGGTCGGCATCGGCGCGCTGGCCTTCACCGTTTTCCGGCAGGTCAGCCCCGGTCTCGCCACGGCCCATCTGGGCTTCCGGGTCATCGAGGCCGCGGTCAACGCCATGATCGTGCTGAGCACGCTGACCGCCGCCGAGCTCGTCGGGCCGGCCCGTGACGTGCTGCTGGAGCAGCGCTATCAGGCCCAGCTCATCGCGATCTACACGTTCTCGTGCAGCGGCGTGGCGTGGTATGTGCTGCTCCACCGCTTCCGCGTCGTCCCGCGCTGGCTGACCGTGCTGGGGCTGGCCGGCGTCGCCGTACTTCTGATCGGGTCTGTTGTTGATCTTTATGGCGCCGATCTGGACATGCTTCTCTACGGCGCTCCGATGGGCCTGACCGAGCTGGTGATCGGCATCTGGTTGCTGACCGGCCGGGCGCGCGTGCGAGCATCGTCATCTGACCTGCGGGAACGGGGAGGACGAAATGCGTACGGTGACTCGCCGGATCACGCTGCGACGGGCTGA
- a CDS encoding LysR family transcriptional regulator, with protein sequence MDPHHLRLLRELGDRGSVAAVARALHITPSAVSQQLNTLQRSARVPLTERSGRRLVLTAAGRALAAAAVEVMTALDRAERAVGGYLDDPSAPVTVCAFHSAALTWFPALARRHGHVRCADEDVAQADFPSLVGDYDLVVAHRLAQHPPWPTDRVAVVPLIHEPIYVAMAADSPLAAKPRLTAVDVAAQPWISTHEGFPVGGVLTAIAAAAGRPLDIVHRINEFTVVASMVAAGAGLALLPAHTSPPDPRLSLRPLDDLPIGRYIDVLTRPETLHRAAVRTVLDTLRTLSHPTDSP encoded by the coding sequence GTGGATCCGCATCACCTACGGCTGTTACGCGAGCTGGGGGACCGGGGGAGCGTCGCCGCGGTCGCCCGCGCGTTGCACATCACACCGTCCGCGGTGTCCCAGCAGTTGAACACGCTGCAGCGGTCGGCGCGGGTGCCGCTGACCGAACGCAGCGGCCGGCGCCTCGTGCTGACCGCGGCCGGCCGCGCCCTGGCCGCCGCGGCGGTCGAGGTGATGACCGCTCTCGACCGTGCCGAGCGCGCCGTCGGCGGGTACCTCGACGACCCGTCGGCGCCGGTGACCGTGTGCGCGTTCCACAGCGCGGCGCTCACCTGGTTCCCGGCGCTGGCCCGGCGGCACGGCCACGTCCGCTGTGCCGACGAGGACGTCGCCCAGGCCGACTTCCCGAGCCTGGTCGGCGACTACGACCTGGTCGTCGCGCACCGGCTGGCGCAGCACCCGCCCTGGCCCACCGACCGGGTCGCCGTGGTCCCGCTGATCCACGAGCCGATCTACGTCGCGATGGCCGCGGACTCGCCCCTGGCCGCGAAGCCCCGCCTCACCGCCGTGGACGTCGCCGCCCAGCCATGGATCAGCACCCACGAGGGCTTCCCGGTCGGCGGAGTACTGACCGCGATCGCGGCCGCCGCCGGCCGCCCCCTCGACATCGTGCACCGAATCAACGAGTTCACCGTCGTAGCCTCGATGGTCGCCGCCGGCGCCGGCCTGGCCCTGCTCCCCGCCCACACCTCGCCACCCGACCCCCGGCTGTCCCTACGCCCCCTGGACGACCTCCCGATCGGCCGCTACATCGACGTCCTGACCCGCCCGGAAACCCTGCACCGAGCCGCCGTCCGAACCGTCCTGGACACCCTCCGAACCCTGAGCCACCCCACCGACTCCCCGTGA
- a CDS encoding DMT family transporter, with protein sequence MSTTRIGDALLLAVAVVWGSSYLTAKSLTVAGGVLVLLALRFLISAATMLPVLAFQSLKGQATAQTTPRAAEEEPAGRAAAKEAAGRAGDGATGRAAEGAAGRETGQAAQRVSRRELGTGVLLGVTQATVLLLETYGVSLTSATNAGVLISLTILMTPILEGLVSRRWLPRSFFLAAAAATAGVILLVAGPGLRPPSTGDALMLAAAVVRAVHVTLSAHLTRNRSYRTGVLTALQTVTGAALFTPALFAVPWSYSPAQWLAVTYLALGCSVFAFVVQLWAIRRTSASRASLLLGTEPVWAVFFGLLLAGDRLSPIAVAGIVLVLAGTYLGQRVENRARSMPSLPDAMGGVAAGRQRQPVRGGAEGLAG encoded by the coding sequence GTGTCGACAACGCGTATCGGTGACGCCCTGCTGCTGGCGGTCGCCGTGGTCTGGGGAAGCAGCTATCTGACCGCGAAGAGCCTGACAGTCGCCGGCGGCGTGCTGGTCCTGCTGGCCCTCCGGTTCCTGATCTCGGCGGCCACGATGCTGCCGGTCCTCGCCTTCCAAAGCCTGAAAGGGCAGGCGACAGCCCAGACAACACCGCGGGCGGCAGAAGAAGAGCCAGCCGGGCGGGCAGCGGCAAAAGAGGCAGCCGGGCGGGCGGGAGACGGGGCAACCGGGCGGGCGGCAGAAGGGGCAGCCGGGCGGGAGACGGGGCAGGCGGCGCAGCGGGTGAGCCGGCGCGAGCTCGGCACCGGCGTGCTGCTGGGCGTCACCCAGGCCACCGTCCTGCTCCTGGAGACCTACGGCGTCTCGCTCACCAGCGCCACCAACGCCGGCGTCCTGATCAGCCTCACCATCCTGATGACCCCGATCCTGGAGGGCCTGGTCTCCCGCCGCTGGCTCCCCCGCTCGTTCTTCCTGGCCGCCGCCGCCGCGACCGCGGGCGTGATCCTGCTGGTCGCCGGCCCGGGCCTGCGCCCCCCGTCGACCGGCGACGCGCTGATGCTGGCCGCCGCCGTGGTACGCGCCGTCCACGTGACGCTGTCGGCACACCTGACGCGGAACCGTTCGTACCGAACCGGGGTTTTGACCGCCCTGCAGACCGTGACCGGCGCCGCCCTCTTCACCCCGGCGTTGTTCGCCGTGCCCTGGTCCTACAGCCCGGCCCAGTGGCTCGCGGTCACCTATCTGGCGCTGGGCTGCAGCGTCTTCGCGTTCGTGGTGCAGCTCTGGGCGATCCGCCGCACGTCGGCGTCCCGCGCGAGCCTGCTGCTGGGCACCGAGCCGGTCTGGGCGGTCTTCTTCGGCCTGCTGCTCGCCGGCGACCGGCTGAGCCCGATCGCGGTCGCCGGGATCGTGCTGGTGCTGGCCGGAACGTATCTCGGACAGCGGGTCGAGAACCGGGCCCGGTCGATGCCATCCTTGCCGGATGCGATGGGTGGTGTGGCGGCAGGACGACAACGGCAACCGGTACGTGGTGGCGCGGAAGGACTCGCAGGCTGA
- a CDS encoding aldehyde dehydrogenase, whose product MDLRMFVDGAWREARSGAVTTATSPATGEVLGTVPDGDRTDAREAIESARRAAAGWARLSAFDRAALLHRVGDVIESRRGTLARTLTLDQGKPLSEANDEVAELIVYWRMAAEDAKRLGGLLPPSSSAGTRAMLIRRPRGVVGVITPWNWPYTMPAELIAPALATGNTVVWTPAPSTSVAAIALAGCVAEADLPPGVLNLVTGPGAVVGNEIAAHPGVDAVAFIGSTATGRLVAQAAAGKATLLEMGGNGPLVVLDDADLDRAVEGALTACFLCAGQSCTAGERLLVHSAVSDEFASRLVTAVRERIRLGDPFDAATTMGPLNNPAVAAKMAEHVADAVARGATVRTGGAPAGGFPTDLYWPATVLTEVPVEALAAAEETFGPIAPIVRIESLDEAIELTNASRYGLLAAVYTADLQRGLTFADAVRTGWVNINESTNYWESHLPFGGRSGSDSGLGRVGGPHPADTFTELQTVIIGPPSR is encoded by the coding sequence ATGGATCTTCGGATGTTCGTCGATGGCGCGTGGCGCGAGGCCCGATCAGGAGCGGTCACCACCGCGACGAGCCCGGCGACCGGTGAGGTGCTCGGCACGGTTCCGGACGGCGACCGTACGGATGCTCGCGAAGCGATCGAAAGCGCACGTCGCGCCGCGGCCGGATGGGCCCGCCTGTCCGCGTTCGACCGGGCCGCGCTGCTGCACCGGGTCGGTGACGTGATCGAGAGCCGGCGCGGCACGCTGGCCCGCACCCTCACGCTCGACCAGGGCAAACCCCTGTCCGAAGCGAACGACGAGGTGGCCGAGCTGATCGTCTACTGGCGGATGGCGGCCGAGGACGCCAAGCGGCTCGGCGGGCTGCTGCCGCCGTCGTCGAGCGCCGGCACGCGGGCCATGCTGATCCGCCGGCCGCGCGGCGTGGTCGGCGTGATCACGCCGTGGAACTGGCCGTACACGATGCCGGCCGAGCTGATCGCGCCCGCGCTGGCGACCGGCAACACGGTCGTCTGGACGCCCGCGCCGTCGACCTCGGTGGCCGCGATCGCGCTGGCCGGCTGCGTCGCCGAGGCCGATCTGCCGCCCGGCGTGCTCAACCTGGTGACCGGGCCGGGCGCGGTGGTCGGCAACGAGATCGCCGCGCATCCGGGGGTCGACGCGGTCGCGTTCATCGGCTCGACGGCGACCGGCCGGCTGGTCGCGCAGGCCGCCGCGGGCAAGGCGACGCTGCTGGAGATGGGTGGCAACGGGCCGCTCGTGGTCCTCGATGACGCCGACCTGGACCGGGCCGTCGAGGGCGCGCTCACCGCCTGTTTCCTGTGCGCGGGGCAGAGCTGCACGGCCGGCGAGCGGCTGCTGGTGCACTCGGCGGTGTCCGACGAGTTCGCGTCGCGGCTGGTCACGGCCGTGCGGGAGCGGATCCGGCTGGGTGATCCGTTCGACGCCGCGACGACGATGGGGCCGCTGAACAATCCGGCGGTGGCCGCGAAGATGGCCGAGCACGTGGCCGATGCGGTCGCCCGGGGCGCGACGGTCCGCACGGGTGGCGCGCCGGCAGGTGGTTTCCCGACCGATTTGTACTGGCCGGCAACGGTCCTCACCGAAGTCCCGGTCGAGGCCCTGGCGGCGGCCGAGGAGACGTTCGGGCCGATCGCGCCGATCGTCCGGATCGAGAGCCTGGACGAGGCGATCGAGCTGACCAACGCGTCCCGGTACGGGCTGCTCGCGGCGGTCTACACGGCCGATCTGCAGCGCGGCCTGACGTTCGCGGACGCGGTCCGCACCGGCTGGGTCAACATCAACGAGTCGACGAACTACTGGGAGAGCCACCTGCCGTTCGGCGGACGATCAGGATCGGACAGCGGCCTCGGGCGGGTCGGCGGCCCGCACCCGGCGGACACGTTCACCGAGCTGCAGACCGTGATCATCGGCCCGCCGTCCCGCTGA
- the fliQ gene encoding flagellar biosynthesis protein FliQ, whose product MTDTMVVELGLQAMTIAAKLSAPVLLTALAVGFAISLFQSVTQIQEATLSFVPKAVAIGAVLLFCGNWMLHEMITFTVQLFERVPDLLR is encoded by the coding sequence ATGACCGACACCATGGTGGTTGAGCTGGGGCTGCAGGCGATGACGATCGCGGCGAAACTGTCCGCGCCGGTGCTGCTGACCGCGCTGGCGGTCGGTTTCGCGATCTCCCTGTTCCAGTCGGTGACGCAGATCCAGGAAGCGACGCTGTCGTTCGTGCCGAAGGCGGTCGCGATCGGCGCGGTCCTGCTGTTCTGCGGCAACTGGATGCTCCACGAGATGATCACGTTCACCGTTCAGCTGTTCGAGCGCGTGCCCGACCTGCTCCGCTGA